The DNA window CCGCGGGTCGTCGCCGGACAGGAACCCGGTGATCGCCAGCATCAGGTTGCTGGCGTCCAGGTCGTCGCCGTCGAACGCCTGGGTGTAGGCGCCGGCGGCATTGCTCCAGCCGTGCTCCAGGATCGCGGCCCGGATCTCCTCTTCCTCACCGAGGCGGCCGCCAGGTACCTGGCCGACGCCGGGGCCGCGCTGGTCGGCATCGACTCGCTCAACATCGACGACCCGGCTGATAGCCGGCGGCCGGCACACTCGATCTTGCTTGGGGCCGGCGTCCCGATCGTGGAGCACCTGTGCAACCTCGGCGCGATCGGCGACCGACCGTTTGCCTTCTTCGCGGTGCCGGTCAAGCTACGCGGGCTTGGTAGCTTTCCAGTCCGCGCTTTCGCGCTGTGTGATTCCGTCCACCTGGCTTGAGACCTGGTATGGACAGCGGCTCAACGTGCTGGCGAGCACCCACGACCGCCCTGGTGCCGGGCACGAGCCGAGCAGACCGTCAGCTTCTGCGAGGAGGAGGTCGCCTGGCCGGCCGCCGAGATCTGGCCCGGCCGGAGCCTGCGGCGAACCGCCAGTGCCTATGAAGAGGTCGCGTACTGCTGGTCGGCCGCCAGTGGTTCTGACAGGGTTTCCAGCAGCGCCCGGATCTCCCGGTCGGGGTAGCGTCGGTGGCCGCCGAGGGTGCGCAGGTAGGGCAGCTTGCCCTCCTTGGCCCAGCGGCTGACGGTCTTTGGTGACACCTGGAGGAGCTCGGCGACCTGTGTCGTGCGCAGGTAGCTGGGTTCGGTTGTCTGAGGCACCGCAGCGCGCTCCGTTTCTGCTTGTCGTCCCTCTGGGGGACAACTCTACGCTGCGAGGAAACGGCTTGCATCGAGCGTTCTACCGAGGGCAGGCGAACCGGTGCGTTCCCGCCTTCAAGACGGCCACGACGACAACGTCGAATGCGCCGGCCCAGCCGCGGACCGGCCGCCGTCCGTATGGGCAACCGAGGCCAGGGTGACGACGAGACCGCCCGCTAACGGTGGTGCATTGACCGGTTGAGACCGCCACTCTGCCCGCCCGTTGGAGAAGCGGTCCCAGGACGGCGGCCTCAGCCCGGCTCGTTGACGAGCATACCCACCATCAACCTGAACAGGATGGTGCTCCTTTACGGTTCCTCGGCCACGCGCGACGCCAGGAGAGCCAGCCTCTGCCACACCCGTCGCACTCGCCGTTCTTGCGCTGGAAGCTATCGGGAGGCCTTGCCGGCACCTCGGCCATGTCACCGATGGTGACCGGGATCTGCTCACCACCCGGTTTGGCGCGGAGCCGTGCCACCATCGCCGCCGAGGCGTCGACGCCCTCGAGGTGATACCCCGGGAGGCCAGGGCAGCGCGACCCGGCCGGTCCCGATCGCGAGTTCCAGGACCCGCCCCGCGGCCAGCCCGGCGAGGAACTCCACCGCGGACCGGGACGACGCAGCTCGACCAGGAGGTGGAGGAGCTGGTCGACACCATCTGGCTGCGACGGCTGTACGTGCTTCTGAGAGCGAGGCAGGGTGGCCGGTGAGGTTCCGGCTCAGCGCGCCGGGTCGACGGCGACCGGCTCCCGGTGGGTGTGGTGGTGGTTGGCGTCGCGCGGTGTGGCGAGCATGGCGCCGGTCCGGTCGTCCAGCTCGGTGCCTACCAGGACCCCGTTGCCCGACAGCACGGTCTCCAGCGCCTCCAGCCACCGGTCGTAGTAGCGCCACGGCTCGTCCGCCGCACCGTCCTCCCACTGCCGGATGGCGCCGATCAGGGCCAGCTGGAACTCGCTCCAGTCGTACTGCCCGTTGTGGTAGGCCGCCACCGCCAGCGCGAATGCGCGCAGCTCCCAGGGATGGTTGAAGGACAGTTGATCGGCATCGCCCGGTAGCTCGGTGAGCAGTTGCTCCACCCGCCGCCGGGCGTCACCGACCTGCGTCGTGTCGGTCCTCATGGGGTCGCTGTCGGGCCGGTGCCGATCATCGAGTCGCGCGTCACGAGCGCGGCGAGCTCGGACTCGCTCATCCCTTCGGTGCCCTCGGGGCGCAGCGGCAGCACCCAGTAGCGCATCTCCGAGGAGGAGTCCCAGACCCGGATCTCGACCGACTCGGGGATGTCGAATCCGAAGCTCTCGCGCAGCACCTGGCGCGGCGCCCGGACGATGCTGGAGCGGTAGGCCGGGTACTTGTACCAGTTCGGCGGCAGCCCGAGCACCGGCCACGGGTAGCAGGAGCACAGCGTGCAGACGATCACGTTGTGCACCGTGCCGGTGTTCTCCACGACGACCATGTCCTCGCCCTGCAGGCCGCCGATGCCCATCTCGGCACAGGCTTCAGTGCCGTTGGCGAGCAGCCGCTCGCGGAACCCGGGATCGCTCCACGCCTTGGCCACGACCGACGCGCCGAGCTGCGGGCCGACTTCGTTCTCGTAGATCTCCGCGAGGCGGTCGACCGCCTCGGTGGTCATGATGCCCTTCTCGATCATGATCGACTCAAGGGCCTTGACCCGGGCTGCCACCTCGGCGTCCGAGCGTTGGTGCATGGTGACGGGCAGCGGGCTCTCGGTTGCGCTCATCTCGGCTGTTTCTCCTCACGCGCAGGCTGGGGAAGGGTCGGTGCGGGCGGTGCCGGTAGGTCGGCTCGGCGAGCAGATCTCAGGCCTTCTCGAGGTAGGGCTCCCAGACGTCGAAGTACACCGATGCGTTGGGATCCCCGGCTTCCGGACCCCAGAGATGGGTGGAGTCGAACTTGACGGTGTAGACGTGCTTGGGGTCCTCGCCCCGCCCGTTCCCGGCGCTGTCCGGGTAGATGAACGTGCCGTGCGCGTGCTCGATGACGCCGGTCTTGCCCCGGATGTAGCGGGCCTTGCGGGTGTGGTCGAGCGGGCTGTCGTCGATGACCCGGACCCGGTCGCCGACCGCGAACTTGGGCGCCGCGCCGGACGGCCTGCCGGCCGGGGCCCCGGTCTTGACGACCCCGTTGACGAACGCGAGCAGGTCGGGGTCGTCACGCTGCGGCAGCGGCTCGTCCGGGTGCTCCAGGTAGTGCCGGGTCCGCCGCTCGATCTCGGCGGGGTCCAGCACGCCCGCCTTCTCGCCGTAGTGCTCGACGGTGTGCATCCAGTGCTCGTAGTAGCGCGAGGCCAGGTACTCCGCAGGGTGCATCTGCTCGATGCCGTGGCGGAACTGGTCGACGCCGAAAAACCCCGCCCGGAAAGGCATGGAGAACATGGCGAAGGCCGCCTTCTCCCACTCCGAGTGGAAGACCGGTTCGTCCTTCTCGACGACGACCGGGCCGAGGCCGTCGAGACCACCAAGGTCATGGGCACCGTTCATGGGCTGCTCCCTACGGCTGCGGGCGTGGTCGGCATCGGGAAGCCCCCGACCGCCTTCTCATAGGCCTGCGCCACCCGCAGCGGGGTGGCGTCCTCGAAGTGCTTGCCGACGATCATGAGCCCGGCCGGCAAGCCGTCCACCAGACCGGCGGGCACCGACGTGGCCGGGTGGCCGGTGACGTCGAACGGCGCGGTGTTGGCGATCATCTCCAGGGCGCGCGGGATGTAGACGTTGCGCGGGGCGTCGGCGGGTGGGAGCTCGGTCGCGGTGAGCGGCAGCGTCGGCATGACGAGGACGTCGTAGCGCTCGAGCGCGTCGTCGTAGGCCTTGCGCAGCTCGTAGGCGAGGTTGCGGGCCATCGCGTAGTGCCTGCCGTGCTGGCTGTCGATCGCGTGCCGGCCGGCCAGCAGCACGAGCTTGACCGTCTCGGAGAAGTCCGCGCCGCGCTCCCGCCACTGCTGCCCGTAGTGCGCGATCAGCTCCGGGTCGTACAGTCCCTGCCAGTTCATGCCGTAGGCGTTGCCGTCGACCATCTGCGCGGTCGCGCCCTCGGTGGCGATCACGTCCCAGACCGGCATCGCATCGGCGTGCCACGGGATGGACACGTCCTCCGCGACCAGACCGGCCGACCGCAGCGTTTCCACGGCCGATCGCACGGCGTCATCCACGCCCTGCTGCGAGACCCCTTCGATGCCGAAGCCCTCGGCGACCACACCGATCCGGAGCCCGGCCGCGTCGCTGGCCAGCGCGCCGACGTAGTCCTGCGGCACGACGTCGCGTGGCTGGCGGGCGTCGTAGCCGTCCGGGCCGGCCATCACGCCGAGCATGAGCGCGGCGTCGCTCACGGTGCGGGTCATCGGACCGAGATGGTCGAGGGTGAACTCGATCGGGAACGCCCCGGTGTAGGGCACCAGGCCGTGCGTCGGCTTGTGTCCGACGGAGCCGCTGTACGCGCTCGGGATGCGTACCGAACCGCCCTGGTCACCACCGGTTGCCATGTCGACCGCGCCGGATGCGACGAGCGCTGCACTGCCGCTGGACGACCCGCCTGCGCTCCGCGACGGGTCCCACGGGTTGCGTACCGGCCCGGTGCGCGAGGTGTGGCTGCCGCCGGAGAAGCAGAGGTCCTCGCAGACCGCCTTCCCGGTGATCGTCGCGCCCGCCGCGAGCAGCCGGGAGACGATCGTGGCATCCCGAGTAGGCACGAAGCCCTCGACGGTCCGCGAGCCGTTCATCATCGGCACGCCGGCGACCATCGTGTTGTCCTTGATCGCCACCGCGCGGCCGGCCAGCGGGCCGCCGTCGGCCTCGGTGATGTCGGTGCGGACATACCACGCACCCAGCGGGTTCTCCTCGTCGGAAGGGCGCTGCCAGGCCCGGTCGGTGGGCGGCGTCGGAGCGGTCCTGGCGTAGAGCCGCTCCACCTTGTCCCAGGAGCCCAGCAGGCCGGCGACGAACGGCTCGAACTCCTCGATGTCGGCGGCGGAAAGGCCCAGGCCGTACCTGGCGGCGACCGCCGCCAGCTCGTCGGGGCTCGGCGGACGGACGGACATGACCGACTCCTTCGTCGGGGGCACTCCGCTCCAACCGTAGGAGCCGACAGTCAGCGAGTCAACACGTCGCGCCGTGTTGCCAGATCAAGAGTGCGCGGAGGACGCGTTTGCGCACCCTTCACGGTCGCCCAACGGCAACGCCGAGCCTGCCCGCGCCTGAGCTCGCCCTACGAGATTCGCAGCCAAGGTGGCGTCTGAGGTCCACCCACGGGGAAATGGGGGCTCACATGCCCTCGTTTGGGCGCGCTCGCGAGCGGCCTCATCCATACGGCGCCGGAACGCGGTTGTGGAGGTGACCCCGATGCCCTCGACATGGGACTCCGCTAGCGTGGTCGTCGAGCGTGTCGCTGTCGCCAGAGGAGTTGTCGAAGTATGGAGTCGTTCCGCCGCCAGGGTCTCGTCCGTCCCCGCCAGGGCCGCATCCTGGCAGGGGTCTGCGCCGGTCTGGCGAGGCGGTTCGGGATCGGGCCGTGGACGATGAGGATCCTGTTCATCGTCACGCTGATCGTGATCCCTGGATCCCAGATCATCATCTATCCGATCCTCTGGATCCTGATGCCGTCCGAGTGACCGGCGGCCTTGGCCTCGCCGCGAGCCCGGCCGCCTCCACGCTGGACGGGACGTCGAAGTCCACCTCGCCGGGGTCACCGTCCATCCAACCGGCACGACTCGCCGCTGCTCGGCCCGACCCCTGGGGCCGCGACGCTGCAGGTCGGCACCTTCCCGCAGGACGCCGACGTCCACCTTGACCTGGCGACGACAGTGCGGTGACCAGCGCGCTGCTGGACGAGCTGGGGTTACCGCCACGATCGCCCGCAAGGGGATGCCCGCCCCGGTCCAGGCAGGCCGGCGCTGGGTGGTGGAGCGGGTGCGTTCATGGATGAACGACGACGGCAAGCTGCGGCGCTGCACTGAGGCGGGCCGGTGTACTGGGAGAGCTGCCAGGCCCTGTACGCGGTCGCCGGGCAGGTCCTGGCGCTCGCCGCGCAGGCAGGGGCGGGCTTTTCGATGCCGGTGCTGGAGGGCCGGTGGTGGGTCGAGGACGAGCGCTCCCCGTTGCTCCAGGCATCCCGTGTACTCGCCCTTATCACTGCGGTAATCAAACGCAGTGACGCTGTTTTCGCATTTTGCGCTCGTGAGCAGCCTGACAAGTCACGCCGTTTGGCTGTCCCGTCGTACTGCGCGGCGGTCCGTATGACCGTGACTGCTTCAAACCAGTCAGCGCGGGCGCTATGGAAGGGCGAAGACGGAAGATCGCTCCCTCGGTGAGGTGAACGCGCTCATAGTGCCACCTCGCCGCGTAGCCACTGGATGTACCGCTCGGCGGAGTTCTCCACCACCCGCTGGGCATCCCCGCGCAGCACCGGCTCCCACCAGCCGCCGTAGATGCGGTCGAACCGGTAGGGTCGCACCGCGTCGACGACGCCGCGGACCGCCCGCTCGGGCAGCGGCAGCCGGTTCGGCGCGCTCCGCACGAAGCTGACCCGGTCCTCGCCCGGGGTCACGAAGACGGTGTCGCCGCTGAGCAGCGCACCGGCGCCCGCGGCCCCCGCGGCCCAGTGCACGACCGCGCTGCCCGCGAAGTGCCCGCCGCACTGGACCAGGGTGACGCCGGGAAGTACCGGCAGCGAGCCAGACCAGGTCCGCACCGCAGGGTCGGGGCGGGTGAGCCAGGAGGCGTCGGCCTCGGGCAACAGGATCTCGGCGTCGAGGGCGTGGCTCCACTCGGTGATCGCGCCGTAGAAGTGGGGGTGGCTCGCGCTGACCGCGCGCAGCCCCCCGGCGTCCCTGACCGCCTGCAGGGCCCGCTCGTCGAGGAAGCCGGGCGGGTCCCACAGCAGGTTGCCCTCGGGCGTGCGCACCAGCAGCGCCCGCTGGCCGATGGCGAACGGCGGGTCCACGCCGATCCCGACCAGGCCCGGCTCCACCTCGCGGACGTCACCGCGGTGCCCGGCCGCGCGCAGCTCCTCCAGCGTGGTCCACCGCTGGCCGGTCGCGGGCACCCACTGGCGCTCGTCCGCGCAGATGGCACAGACTCGGGGCGCCTGGTCGGTGTCCGGATAGTGGTTGCCGCAGGTTGCGCAGATCCAGACCAGCACGGCTCCCCCTTCCCAGTCAGGCCACTGTTCCCCCCTTCCCAGTCAGGCCATCCACCACACAGATGCATCGCCCAAGGTCGTGTGGGGCCTCGTCGGGATCTTCCTCTCCCTGGCCCTCGGGGCGACGCTGATCCGAGTGACCAACGCCGAGCTGCCCCGGCTCACCGCCGAGGCCCTACACGACGACCAGCCCGCGACGGCGGCGACCACGAACGCCTTGGCCGGCGTGAGCCAGAACGTCTCGTAGTCGGCCCGGCCTGCCCCTCCCCGCCCTCGTGGATGGCGGAGGGCGGGTCGCGTGGACGTGGAGGGCGGGTCGCAGCGATTCGCCCTGAACCCCAACGCCCTGGAGCGCGCTTCACACGGCAGCGGC is part of the Actinomycetes bacterium genome and encodes:
- the nthA gene encoding nitrile hydratase subunit alpha, which codes for MSATESPLPVTMHQRSDAEVAARVKALESIMIEKGIMTTEAVDRLAEIYENEVGPQLGASVVAKAWSDPGFRERLLANGTEACAEMGIGGLQGEDMVVVENTGTVHNVIVCTLCSCYPWPVLGLPPNWYKYPAYRSSIVRAPRQVLRESFGFDIPESVEIRVWDSSSEMRYWVLPLRPEGTEGMSESELAALVTRDSMIGTGPTATP
- the nthB gene encoding nitrile hydratase subunit beta codes for the protein MNGAHDLGGLDGLGPVVVEKDEPVFHSEWEKAAFAMFSMPFRAGFFGVDQFRHGIEQMHPAEYLASRYYEHWMHTVEHYGEKAGVLDPAEIERRTRHYLEHPDEPLPQRDDPDLLAFVNGVVKTGAPAGRPSGAAPKFAVGDRVRVIDDSPLDHTRKARYIRGKTGVIEHAHGTFIYPDSAGNGRGEDPKHVYTVKFDSTHLWGPEAGDPNASVYFDVWEPYLEKA
- a CDS encoding PspC domain-containing protein, whose protein sequence is MESFRRQGLVRPRQGRILAGVCAGLARRFGIGPWTMRILFIVTLIVIPGSQIIIYPILWILMPSE
- a CDS encoding amidase; this encodes MSVRPPSPDELAAVAARYGLGLSAADIEEFEPFVAGLLGSWDKVERLYARTAPTPPTDRAWQRPSDEENPLGAWYVRTDITEADGGPLAGRAVAIKDNTMVAGVPMMNGSRTVEGFVPTRDATIVSRLLAAGATITGKAVCEDLCFSGGSHTSRTGPVRNPWDPSRSAGGSSSGSAALVASGAVDMATGGDQGGSVRIPSAYSGSVGHKPTHGLVPYTGAFPIEFTLDHLGPMTRTVSDAALMLGVMAGPDGYDARQPRDVVPQDYVGALASDAAGLRIGVVAEGFGIEGVSQQGVDDAVRSAVETLRSAGLVAEDVSIPWHADAMPVWDVIATEGATAQMVDGNAYGMNWQGLYDPELIAHYGQQWRERGADFSETVKLVLLAGRHAIDSQHGRHYAMARNLAYELRKAYDDALERYDVLVMPTLPLTATELPPADAPRNVYIPRALEMIANTAPFDVTGHPATSVPAGLVDGLPAGLMIVGKHFEDATPLRVAQAYEKAVGGFPMPTTPAAVGSSP
- a CDS encoding nitrile hydratase accessory protein; this encodes MRTDTTQVGDARRRVEQLLTELPGDADQLSFNHPWELRAFALAVAAYHNGQYDWSEFQLALIGAIRQWEDGAADEPWRYYDRWLEALETVLSGNGVLVGTELDDRTGAMLATPRDANHHHTHREPVAVDPAR
- a CDS encoding BldC family transcriptional regulator produces the protein MPQTTEPSYLRTTQVAELLQVSPKTVSRWAKEGKLPYLRTLGGHRRYPDREIRALLETLSEPLAADQQYATSS